Proteins from a genomic interval of Chloroflexota bacterium:
- a CDS encoding nuclear transport factor 2 family protein: MTLEELEKRVQALEDLEEIKKLKVRYAKYVDDNFNVEKLGELFTEDAVWGGEAWGMVRGREAIKEYFAGMSKHMIFSCHRIVAPDITVEGNRAYGTWYGMNSGILRNGKGFWSSCLYIDEYKKINGKWLMSNVKLQHFYRSPYEGGWAKEKNMALKVEDEK; this comes from the coding sequence ATGACTTTAGAAGAGTTAGAAAAGAGGGTTCAGGCTTTAGAAGATTTGGAGGAAATCAAGAAACTCAAGGTCCGATATGCCAAATATGTGGATGATAACTTCAATGTTGAAAAACTGGGGGAGCTGTTTACGGAAGACGCCGTATGGGGTGGGGAAGCGTGGGGGATGGTCCGGGGGAGAGAGGCAATTAAGGAGTACTTTGCAGGAATGTCAAAACACATGATATTTTCGTGTCACCGGATTGTTGCGCCTGACATCACCGTAGAAGGTAACAGAGCATATGGGACATGGTACGGGATGAATTCAGGAATCTTGCGCAATGGCAAAGGCTTCTGGTCAAGTTGTCTGTATATTGATGAATATAAGAAAATAAACGGAAAATGGCTTATGAGCAACGTAAAACTGCAGCATTTTTACCGTTCGCCTTATGAAGGGGGTTGGGCCAAAGAAAAGAACATGGCACTCAAGGTTGAAGATGAAAAATAG
- a CDS encoding redoxin domain-containing protein: MRMLRYNPRIIFFLFIFVILIGIVTACSSAEVSAPEQMAEKASPELPAFETAELTINPSEVNPGVEVIITAQVANTGDTEGIYTAGLMIDDTTAATTEVTLAAGASQLVSFIGSMTTPGTHKVTWAELVGKFLVPRLTGDIVVVEDELTESNDLKIAAPDFTAVDVVTGETISLNQFNGSTVLLNFVNYGCSPSLNQVVSAQLLAIRDLKEERDDFIPISVFCGCCPPDVLREFAEENNLVWPWILDTDNSIVRKYTRYLREYGYPTLILIDKEQYIREVTGYNDVLSLHDKIDEASK, encoded by the coding sequence AGGATAATCTTTTTTCTTTTTATTTTTGTCATTCTTATCGGCATTGTAACCGCATGTAGCTCCGCCGAGGTGTCAGCGCCTGAACAAATGGCAGAGAAAGCATCTCCAGAGTTACCAGCCTTCGAGACTGCCGAGTTAACGATTAACCCGTCTGAGGTTAATCCTGGAGTGGAAGTAATTATCACCGCTCAGGTGGCAAATACAGGTGATACTGAGGGTATTTATACTGCCGGACTGATGATAGATGATACCACTGCGGCAACGACGGAAGTAACTCTTGCTGCTGGTGCAAGTCAACTCGTGAGTTTTATAGGCTCCATGACTACCCCGGGGACCCATAAAGTTACCTGGGCTGAGCTTGTTGGAAAATTTCTGGTACCCAGACTTACTGGAGACATCGTGGTAGTGGAAGATGAGCTAACGGAATCAAACGATTTGAAAATCGCTGCTCCAGATTTTACCGCTGTAGATGTTGTAACCGGCGAGACGATCTCCCTTAATCAGTTTAACGGTTCCACAGTACTACTAAACTTCGTGAACTACGGTTGTTCCCCATCGCTCAATCAGGTAGTTTCAGCTCAGCTCTTGGCAATCAGAGACCTGAAAGAAGAGCGTGATGACTTCATACCGATTTCAGTCTTTTGTGGCTGCTGCCCACCGGATGTGCTGCGCGAATTTGCAGAGGAGAATAACCTGGTATGGCCTTGGATTCTTGATACCGATAATTCTATTGTTCGCAAATATACGCGCTATCTCAGGGAATATGGTTATCCGACGTTAATCTTAATAGATAAAGAGCAATATATCAGAGAAGTCACCGGATATAATGATGTCCTTTCACTACACGATAAGATAGATGAGGCATCAAAATGA
- a CDS encoding DUF2318 domain-containing protein produces MRKGIAIGTLLILVILSTVACNSSEDITPIKATWITARITGDTASIPASEVGNNRLVHFKLATLGGDIAFMAYELGGKTYVRSNICPPCRSMGFSLQSNALTLVCDTCATTFEAKTGAGIEGACVDFPKAPVSYEIIDGNIVMAGDDLIAAHENTLMPGLP; encoded by the coding sequence ATGCGGAAAGGAATAGCCATAGGTACACTATTAATTTTGGTGATTTTGAGCACTGTTGCATGCAACAGTTCGGAAGATATCACGCCCATAAAGGCTACATGGATTACTGCGCGGATAACCGGTGATACTGCGTCTATTCCGGCAAGTGAAGTCGGGAATAACAGGCTAGTCCATTTCAAGTTAGCTACACTAGGCGGTGATATAGCCTTCATGGCTTACGAACTGGGAGGAAAGACCTATGTGCGTTCCAATATTTGTCCACCTTGTCGGTCTATGGGTTTTTCGCTCCAAAGTAATGCCTTGACCTTGGTATGTGATACTTGCGCGACCACGTTCGAGGCAAAAACAGGTGCGGGAATCGAAGGAGCGTGTGTTGATTTTCCCAAAGCACCTGTGTCATATGAAATCATCGATGGCAATATAGTGATGGCAGGGGATGATCTTATAGCTGCACACGAGAATACTCTTATGCCTGGGTTGCCTTAA
- a CDS encoding cupin domain-containing protein — protein MEKKEPYATQEEYNKRVVKYSDTPLMQLNPGAKNYIVSSERMTVSFVTLEPNIRITPHRHEPEQIVIVNDGACDFMVDGKLYHLEEGDVLLIPSNVEHGNYSSDRGLRMIEVFSPPRADLVAEQKAVQKALKT, from the coding sequence ATGGAAAAGAAAGAGCCATACGCTACTCAGGAGGAATACAACAAACGTGTCGTTAAATATTCTGATACTCCGCTAATGCAGCTTAATCCCGGTGCTAAAAACTACATCGTATCTTCAGAGAGGATGACGGTCAGTTTCGTAACTCTGGAGCCCAATATCCGTATTACTCCTCACCGCCATGAGCCGGAACAGATTGTGATAGTCAATGATGGTGCTTGTGACTTCATGGTCGATGGCAAACTGTATCACCTTGAGGAAGGCGATGTGCTCCTCATACCTTCCAACGTTGAGCATGGCAACTACAGTTCCGATAGAGGTTTGCGCATGATCGAAGTCTTTTCTCCACCACGAGCTGACTTGGTAGCAGAACAAAAAGCGGTGCAGAAGGCTTTGAAAACGTAG